AGGTCGTCCTCTGCCACAACTCACTCCCCGGGTACGGACGGTAACCGACCAGTTCCGGTAGGAAGGCTACCAACCCGGGTGTCAGCTCGGGCCGGAATTCGCCGAAGCACCCGGCACGGTGATCTCGCCGCGGGCGGCCTTCAGCCCGATGTCGGTGCGGTGGTGCGAACCGGACAGGTGCACCTTCGCGACCCGCTCGTAGGCCTGGGCGCGGGCCGCGTCGAGGTCCTCGCCGACGCCGACCACGGACAGCACCCGGCCACCGTGGGAGACCACGGCGCCGTCGTCGCGGCGGCGCGTGCCCGCGTGCAGCACGCCCTCGGACTCGGCGCCGGTGATCACGTCGCCCGCGCGCGGCACGCCGGGGTAGCCGTCGGCGGCGATCACGACGGTGACCGCGGAACCCGGGTGCCACTCCAGCGGCGGGTGCTCGGCGAGGGTGCCGGTCGCGGTCGCGTGCAGCAGCCCGGCCAGCGGGGTGGCCAGCAGCGCGAGCACGACCTGGGTTTCCGGGTCGCCGAACCGGCAGTTGAACTCGATGACCTGGGGGCCGTCGGAGGTGATCGCGAGGCCCGCGTAGAGCAGGCCGGAGAACTCGGCGCCGCGGGCGGCCATCTCGTCGACCACCGGCTGGACGATGTCGCGCACGATGTCGTCGACCAGGCCCGCGGGCGCCCACGGCAGCGGCGCGTAGGCGCCCATGCCGCCGGTGTTGGGGCCGGTGTCGCCGTCGCCGACGCGCTTGAAGTCCTGCGCGGGCAGCAGCGGCACCACGGTGCGGCCGTCGACCAGGCAGAACAGCGACACCTCCGGCCCGTCGAGGAACGACTCGAGCAGCACCGGGTGGCCGCCGTCGAGCAGCTTCATCGCGTGCGCGCGCGCGCCGCGTCGCGGTCCGGGGTGACGACGACGCCCTTGCCCGCGGCCAGCCCGTCGTCCTTGACCACCCAGGTCGGGCCGAAGCGGGACAGCGCCTCGTCGAGCTTGGCCGGGTTGTCCACGATCTCGCTGCGCGCGGTCGGCACCTTCGCGGTGGCCATCACGTCCTTGGCGAACGCCTTCGAGCCCTCGATACGGGCCGCGGCGGCGGACGGGCCGAAGACCGGGATGCCGGCCTTGCGGACGGCGTCGGCCGCGCCGGCGACCAGCGGCACCTCGGGCCCGATCACCACGAGGTCGGCCTGCCAGCGCTTCGCCAGCTCGGCGACCGCGGCCGGGTCGGCCACGTCGACACCGAGCTGCTCGGCCAGCGCCGCGGTGCCGGCGTTGCCGGGCGCGCAGGCAAGCGCGGTGACAGCCGGGTCGTGGGACGCGGCGAGGAGCAGGGCATGTTCGCGGGCACCGGACCCGATTACGAGGACGCGCACAAACCCTGAGCCTAGACGCCGGGCATCGGCACGTGCCGTTTACCCGCCCGCCAGCCACCCGACGTCCACCCGTGTGGCTGCCGTAGCACTCGGCGGTGAGAGTGGCGCGGAGATCCCTTTCGTCCCCACAGGAGGTTCCCGTGCGGAGAAGACTCGCCGCCCTGGCGTTGTCCGGCCTGTTCCTGGTCGGCGCCGCCGGCGTCACCAGCGCGAGCCAAGCCGCCCCGGCTGACAAGGAGCGTGCCGAACCAGTGGTCGTCGGACACCGGGGCGCGCCCGGCTACCGGCCGGAGCACACGCTGGCCTCCTACGAGCTGGCCTACCGCCAGGGTGCCGACTGGGTCGACGTCGACCTGGTGCCCACCAAGGACGGTCAGCTCGTCGCCCGGCACGAGAACGAGATCGGCGGCACGACCGACGTCGCCGCCCACCCCGAGTTCGCGAACCGGAAGACCACCAAGGTCATCGACGGTGTCGCGCTGACCGGCTGGTTCACCGAGGACTTCACGCTCGCCGAGCTGAAGACCCTGCGCGCCACCGAGCGCATCCCGGACATCCGCCCGGACAACAAGATCTACAACGGCCGCTGGCAGATCGCGACGTACCAGGAGGTGCTGGACCTCACCAAGCGTCTCGGCCGCGAACTGCACCGCACGCTGGGCACCTACCCGGAGATCAAGCACTCCACCTACTTCGGCTCGATCGGCAACCCGACCGAGCCGAAGCTGGTCGACCTCCTCAACCGCAACGGCCTGAACAAGCACAACGCGCCGGTGATCATCCAGTCGTTCGAGGTGGCCAACCTCAAGGCGCTGAGCAGGCAGGTGAAGGTGCCGCTGGTGCAGCTCACCTCGGCCACCGGCGCGCCCGCCGACTTCGTCGCGAGCGGCGACAAGCGCACCTACGCCGACCTGGTCACCCCGGCCGGGCTCAAGGAGATCTCCACCTACGCCGACTACCTCGGCCCGGAGAAGGCGCAGATCATCCCGCGGACCGCGGCGGGCGCGCTCGGCACGCCGACCTCGCTGGTGAAGGACGCGCACGACGCGGGCCTGAAGGTCGTGCCCTACACCTTCCGCAACGAGAACAGCTTCCTGCCTGCCAACCTGCGCTCGTCGGCCGACCCGTCGGCATGGGGCGACGTCTTCGCCGAGCTGGACGCGTTCCTCGCCACCGGCATCGACGGCCTGTTCGCCGACCAGCCGGACACCGCGCTGGTCGCCGTCCGGTCCTGAGTGGACGACGCGGGCACGGCCACGCGCCGTGCCCGCGTTTTCGCTTTCCGCTGAAGTGATCCCGACCACTTGAAAAGTCTTCGCGTCATAGCCTGTCGCCCGGCTAGTCTCAGAGTGGACTGAGGGGGATTTGCGCTTTTCTTCGGGGTTTCCTCCTGCGGTCGGCCCTGCCCGCTCGTAGACCTTGGACGGACCACTTCATGACCACTGCTTCG
The window above is part of the Amycolatopsis thermoflava N1165 genome. Proteins encoded here:
- a CDS encoding glycerophosphodiester phosphodiesterase → MSGLFLVGAAGVTSASQAAPADKERAEPVVVGHRGAPGYRPEHTLASYELAYRQGADWVDVDLVPTKDGQLVARHENEIGGTTDVAAHPEFANRKTTKVIDGVALTGWFTEDFTLAELKTLRATERIPDIRPDNKIYNGRWQIATYQEVLDLTKRLGRELHRTLGTYPEIKHSTYFGSIGNPTEPKLVDLLNRNGLNKHNAPVIIQSFEVANLKALSRQVKVPLVQLTSATGAPADFVASGDKRTYADLVTPAGLKEISTYADYLGPEKAQIIPRTAAGALGTPTSLVKDAHDAGLKVVPYTFRNENSFLPANLRSSADPSAWGDVFAELDAFLATGIDGLFADQPDTALVAVRS